Genomic DNA from Candidatus Limnocylindria bacterium:
GGAGCCGACGCGCCTGGCCATCGTCCAGCAGCTGGCGTCGGACGGCGAGGTCTGCGCCTGCGACTTCACGGACTGCTGCGGCGTGAGCCAGCCGACGGTCTCGCATCACCTCAAGGTGCTCCGCGAGGCAGGCGTCGTGACCTGCGAGCGCCGCGGAACGTGGATCTATTACCGGCTCGACCCGAAGACCGCGGCTCGTATCGCGAAGCTCGGCCACCTGCTCACGGCCGGCGCGACGCGCGAGCCCAAGAAAGTGACTCCGAAGCTGCTGGTCCGCGCATGAGGTCCTTTGGCTGAGCTCACGCTCCGCCTTCACGGACTGGCCTGAAGCACCACGCTCGGGTCGACTTCAGTGGCGATCTGCTCAAGCTATCGATGCGCAGCGAACGTGCTCTTGGGGTAGCGATCTCAGCGCTGAACGAGCTCGGCTATGGCGCCGAGCGTGCGAGCGCCGCTGAGGTTGAAGCGATAACCGTCTGGTACGACACAACTTCGGTCGGAGATCTATCGCGAGTTGAAGCCGGAGTGATCGCCGACCGCATCGTTCCGCCGTTCGCCAAGGCTCGGAAGCTATCGCCCGGCGCGACCGCACGCGTGCGAACCGCAGTGGTGGATGCGCTGCACGACTGCTTCATCAGTAACGCCCTCGCGAGCAGGTCGAGCCTTGGGGCGTTTCGCCTGTCCTGTGAGCGCGCTGTGGAGGGCGCCGTTCTTCAGATCGTTGGTCCAGAACCGGCCCATGCGCTGGCCACGCTACTGAACATCGATATGAGCGAGGAGCACCGCGGGCGCTAGAAGAGCGTCGTCTTCGCCACCATCGTGTAGACGAGCGCCAAGGTGATGAGTCCAAGCGCGCCAATAGACGCGGTGAGCCCACGCGCTCGACTCAGCGCTGCGAGGGCCGTGGATCTGCATTTCTCAAGGCGTGCGGAGAGAAGCCTTGCCAAAGTCCCCATAGATCCGGCCGCGACCTGCCAGCCACAACGCGATGAACCAGCCTCCGATCGAGAGGCCGAGGAGGAGATTGATGAGAGCCACCGGCCAGACCGGCATCCGTCGGCGGAACACCGCCACGATCGTCGGTAGCCAGTACACGGACCATAGGCCGATCCAGAACGCCATTGCCAAAGGCCGCTCGTGGCTCGTAAAGGAGAGGAGGGAGACGGTCACGTCCTTCGCCACGAGCGCGGCCGCTGCGCCCACAAGGATG
This window encodes:
- a CDS encoding superinfection immunity protein, producing MSDEDSKKGPPCENCGSPRREDGLAFCAKCGLPYPNWVDSSTTLRPPPSFTHPWFVFVALGILVGAAAALVAKDVTVSLLSFTSHERPLAMAFWIGLWSVYWLPTIVAVFRRRMPVWPVALINLLLGLSIGGWFIALWLAGRGRIYGDFGKASLRTP
- a CDS encoding metalloregulator ArsR/SmtB family transcription factor, coding for EPTRLAIVQQLASDGEVCACDFTDCCGVSQPTVSHHLKVLREAGVVTCERRGTWIYYRLDPKTAARIAKLGHLLTAGATREPKKVTPKLLVRA